Below is a genomic region from Vicia villosa cultivar HV-30 ecotype Madison, WI unplaced genomic scaffold, Vvil1.0 ctg.001291F_1_1, whole genome shotgun sequence.
AATCCTTTATTGTGATCAATTGTTTATCTAACACTGAATGTgcggttgaatcgatcgaaagcAGTAACGTCATGATTGTTGGCCTTTGATGAttgttctttcaaaaatttcatgcAACTCTCGCAGAACATTTGTCCTGATTCTTTAACAACACACCACCTCTGACCTCTTGATGAGAAtagcgaagccatcctaaagtaggttaCTTCCACCAGTGCAGTAAAAGGAAGCTTTTGAATGCCCTTAAAGACATCATTCATGGATTCCACAAGAATTGTTGTCATGTGGCCCCATCTTACGCTGTTGTCATAAGCCCTAGTCCATTTCTCCCTTGAAAGGTTATCAATCCAGCTTCCTGCATCCGGATTTGACATTACAATTTCACTCTGATAATGTTGGAATGTGGGTTGAGTTAACGTATATCCCGCATTGACTAGTGTCTTCCGGAGGTGCCTATCCTTAATCTCCCGCATGAAATGCTGGGCAATATGTCGAATACAGTATACATGTGTTGATGATGGGTGTTGCCATCCGTTATCCGAATTGTTGTAAGCACTTTCAATGGAAGCATGCCTATTAGAGATTAAACAAAGATCAGGTTGAGGAGCAACATATTTTCGGagattccttagaaagaaactccaacccgCGGCAGTTTCACCTTCCACTATTGCGAAGGCTACTCGAAATATATTGTTGTTTCCATCTTGTGCAACAACCATCaacatggttcctttgtatttaccGCATAACCAAGTTCCATCAATTTGCAGTATCGGTTTACAATATGAAAACCCTCGTATGCAAGGTTGGAAAGCCCAGAAAAGGCGATGAAATATTTCATTTCCTTGGACACGAGTTCCATCCAGGGCATGCGCTGGCAATGTCTCTAGAATAGAAACGGTGTCAGGAGCATATGTTTGAAGCGTAGTTAGGTAACGTGGAAGTTTTTTGAATGACCCCTCCCAATTTCCGTACACAATTTGAATGACCTTTGTTTTTGCTATCCAAGCCTTTATGTAGGATGGAGTATAGTTGTATGCTATAACGATATGCGAGATTATCGTTTTCACCTTCAGAGACGGGTCACCGTTGAtaagaggcaagatctcctgataGATAAGATCATAACTAAGCTTCGTATGATCTTGGCACATATTAGAGTTGACACATGTGTGTTGTTGTGAAATCGACCCTATGACCCAGGcatcacttctcttcctatacGAAGCACACAGTCTGAATGCACCATCATGATTTTTATAAATGATTATATATCTTTCTAGGTTCGAGCGATCTACTGTAAAATCAACATTACgtgccatgtgccattttttaatagttctcagacatgcctccttagatGGAAACTTATCTCTGGTCTTTAACACTTCATCACTTTGTATGTATGGGTTGAAGAAGATATCAGATGAAGGTTCGTCACCTTGTAAGTTCAAGTTAGTCATATGTGCAGGAGGTTCGTACACATGATCCGGAGGCACCGATATGTGCTGCTCGTCTTCAGATTCTCCATTGACCATGTCGTCAACTTCAGtttcatgttcatcttcttcttcctgtaacaacaacaacaacagtaccTAGAACAAACCCAGTACCAGCATAACTCCCAACAGTACAACCCATTCCAAACTCAGTCCCAACCACTCTACCAACAATACAACCCGTTCCAAACTCAGTCCCAACCACTCTACCAACAACACATCCCATATCAAACCTAGTCCCAACCACTATTTCAACCACGCAGTCAACCACCTCGCCAAAACCGTATACGACCCACCCAGTACCCAGAGGTAGGCTCCTCTAGATCATTCAGCCAACACAATAAGGCTGGTTCCTCAAGAAGCCAACTAAGTCCCGACTTAGGTCCACAAGATGCAAGTGACCGCCGCGACCCACTAATATCACAAGCCTCTCACCATCGTAGCCCATATGGTTACACAATACCAACCGAAAAATTTGTCTTTTATCAAGGAAGTGCAAGTGCCGCCGAGTGCTACGTACCAGAAATCATAACTTCACCTCCTCCCCCACCACCATTTCAAAGCTATGAGGgaatgggtaaccgactttacgaCAGTCGGCTTCCGGGACGTTACGGTGGCCTTGACGAATTCCTTGACACCGACCTTATTGATGACACAATTCCAGGGCCATCCACACAGACAGAACAAGAACCACAAAGGGGACGGGATGGGGGTCCCCGTCAACATCTTCAACATGATATACGCGGTCCTAAATGAGGAACCGACGGACGTTTAGGTCATGGGAGACactaattgtattttaattttcccTTAATCAGTTGTTGTTTCTGTTGTTTTCCAATGTATCTGTCGGTTTAAATTAATGAAGTTGTTTGT
It encodes:
- the LOC131634432 gene encoding uncharacterized protein LOC131634432 → MGCVVGRVVGTEFGTGCIVGRVEEEDEHETEVDDMVNGESEDEQHISVPPDHVYEPPAHMTNLNLQGDEPSSDIFFNPYIQSDEVLKTRDKFPSKEACLRTIKKWHMARNVDFTVDRSNLERYIIIYKNHDGAFRLCASYRKRSDAWVIGSISQQHTCVNSNMCQDHTKLSYDLIYQEILPLINGDPSLKVKTIISHIVIAYNYTPSYIKAWIAKTKVIQIVYGNWEGSFKKLPRYLTTLQTYAPDTVSILETLPAHALDGTRVQGNEIFHRLFWAFQPCIRGFSYCKPILQIDGTWLCGKYKGTMLMVVAQDGNNNIFRVAFAIVEGETAAGWSFFLRNLRKYVAPQPDLCLISNRHASIESAYNNSDNGWQHPSSTHVYCIRHIAQHFMREIKDRHLRKTLVNAGYTLTQPTFQHYQSEIVMSNPDAGSWIDNLSREKWTRAYDNSVRWGHMTTILVESMNDVFKGIQKLPFTALVEVTYFRMASLFSSRGQRWCVVKESGQMFCESCMKFLKEQSSKANNHDVTAFDRFNRTFSVR